One genomic segment of Pseudomonas sp. RU47 includes these proteins:
- the olsB gene encoding L-ornithine N(alpha)-acyltransferase: MTQIARISDTGNERRLQAERLIGAEALQQAQALRFNVFSGEFNAKLKGAELGLDMDDYDVHCSHIGVRDLNTGRLVATTRLLDHTAASSLGKFYSEEEFSLHGLAHLQGPILEIGRTCVDPAYRNGGTIAVLWGELAEVLNQGGYSYLMGCASIPMQDGGIQAHAIMQRLRERYLCTENLRAEPKNPLPTLDIPSNVIAEMPPLLKAYMRLGAKICGEPCWDEDFQVADVFILLKRDELCPRYAKHFKAAV, translated from the coding sequence ATGACTCAGATCGCCCGCATCAGCGACACCGGCAATGAACGCCGCCTGCAAGCCGAACGCCTGATCGGCGCCGAGGCCTTGCAGCAAGCCCAGGCCTTGCGCTTCAACGTCTTCAGCGGCGAGTTCAACGCCAAACTGAAAGGCGCGGAACTGGGTCTGGACATGGATGATTATGATGTTCACTGCAGCCACATCGGCGTGCGTGATTTGAACACCGGCCGTCTGGTGGCGACCACGCGTTTGCTCGATCACACCGCCGCCAGCAGCCTCGGCAAGTTCTACAGCGAAGAAGAATTCAGCCTGCACGGCCTCGCTCATCTGCAAGGGCCGATTCTGGAAATCGGCCGCACCTGCGTCGACCCGGCGTACCGCAACGGCGGCACCATCGCGGTGTTGTGGGGCGAGTTGGCCGAAGTATTGAATCAGGGCGGCTACAGCTATCTGATGGGCTGCGCGAGCATCCCGATGCAGGACGGCGGCATTCAGGCCCATGCGATCATGCAGCGCCTGCGCGAACGTTATCTGTGCACCGAAAACCTGCGCGCCGAGCCGAAAAATCCGCTGCCAACCCTGGATATTCCGTCCAACGTGATCGCCGAAATGCCGCCGCTGCTCAAGGCTTACATGCGTCTGGGCGCGAAGATCTGCGGTGAGCCGTGCTGGGACGAAGACTTCCAGGTCGCCGACGTGTTCATCCTGCTCAAACGCGACGAACTCTGCCCGCGCTACGCCAAGCACTTCAAGGCGGCTGTGTAA
- a CDS encoding acyl-CoA dehydrogenase family protein: MPWPDLLHSRDRLPAVADLAEGFATLLQQLGNVTPFELAVAGGRRMATPGLAFLVGYQAALRMLWPSAPLSLGALCATEQRSLRPADMQTRLTDLRLSGRKDFVTAGDAADWLLIAARSEEPGESPRLSLAVVYPGEPGVTVEKLPALPLMPDISHGRLQLDGALCELLAGDGWDAYVKPFRTLEDVYVLSAMTAWLYGVGQDSDWPQALQLRLLALLAGCAEASRQPPNNPAGHVLLGGLFAQFEALEGEVSQALADGPAEWAQMWQRDQGVMQLAAGARAKRLTKALMVN, encoded by the coding sequence ATGCCCTGGCCAGATCTGCTGCACAGCCGTGACCGATTGCCCGCCGTTGCTGACCTGGCCGAGGGTTTTGCGACGTTGTTGCAGCAACTGGGCAACGTCACGCCGTTCGAATTGGCGGTCGCGGGCGGGCGGCGAATGGCGACGCCGGGGCTGGCGTTTCTGGTCGGGTATCAAGCGGCTTTGCGCATGTTGTGGCCGAGTGCGCCGCTGAGCCTTGGCGCATTGTGTGCGACCGAACAGCGCAGTTTGCGTCCGGCGGACATGCAGACGCGGCTCACCGATTTACGCCTGAGTGGGCGCAAGGATTTCGTCACCGCCGGCGATGCGGCGGATTGGCTGTTGATCGCTGCTCGCAGTGAAGAGCCCGGTGAAAGTCCGCGTCTGAGTCTGGCCGTGGTGTATCCCGGCGAGCCCGGCGTGACCGTGGAAAAACTGCCGGCGCTGCCGTTGATGCCGGACATCAGTCATGGCCGGTTGCAGCTTGACGGGGCGTTGTGCGAGTTGCTCGCCGGTGATGGTTGGGATGCTTACGTCAAACCGTTTCGCACGCTGGAAGATGTCTATGTGCTGAGCGCGATGACCGCGTGGCTGTATGGCGTCGGACAGGACAGCGACTGGCCGCAAGCGCTGCAATTGCGTTTGCTGGCGCTGTTGGCCGGGTGCGCGGAGGCGAGTCGGCAACCGCCGAACAATCCGGCCGGGCATGTGTTGCTGGGTGGGTTGTTTGCGCAGTTTGAGGCGCTGGAGGGGGAGGTGAGTCAGGCGTTGGCTGACGGGCCGGCAGAGTGGGCGCAGATGTGGCAGCGCGATCAAGGCGTGATGCAGTTGGCGGCGGGGGCTCGGGCCAAGCGGTTGACCAAGGCTTTGATGGTGAATTGA